The following coding sequences are from one Streptomyces angustmyceticus window:
- a CDS encoding ABC transporter ATP-binding protein: MIELEGLTKHYGDKVAVDHLTFTVRPGIVTGFLGPNGAGKSTTMRMMLDLDNPTSGTVRIDGKHYRQLRDPLTYIGALLEAKAVHGGRSAANHLLCLAQSNGIPRRRVGEVLDTVGLNTVARKRTKGFSLGMSQRLGIAAALLGDPQVLLFDEPVNGLDPEGIHWIRTLMQNLAAQGRTVFVSSHLMSEMAVTAEHLIVIGQGRLMADTSMKEFIRQNSRSYVRMRSPEQEKLLDLLHAEGIQAVAAGNGSLEVDGVPAERLGELAARHQLVLHELSPQQASLEEAFMQLTAESVEYHAHDGEPVPAQAGGPPAMQRPGQPQAAGARPGEPQPTGWGADWQKKKRS, encoded by the coding sequence ATGATCGAGCTCGAGGGGCTGACCAAGCATTACGGCGACAAGGTCGCCGTGGACCACCTCACCTTCACGGTGCGGCCCGGCATCGTCACCGGCTTCCTCGGTCCCAACGGCGCCGGCAAGTCGACGACCATGCGGATGATGCTCGACCTGGACAATCCCACGTCGGGCACGGTCCGGATCGACGGCAAGCACTACCGGCAGCTGCGAGACCCGCTGACGTACATCGGGGCGCTGCTGGAGGCGAAGGCGGTGCACGGCGGCCGGAGCGCCGCCAACCATCTGCTGTGCCTGGCGCAGAGCAACGGCATTCCCCGCAGGCGGGTCGGCGAGGTGCTGGACACCGTGGGGCTGAACACCGTCGCCAGGAAGCGGACGAAGGGGTTCTCGCTCGGGATGAGCCAGCGGCTGGGCATCGCCGCGGCGCTGCTCGGCGACCCGCAGGTGCTGCTCTTCGACGAGCCGGTCAACGGCCTCGACCCCGAGGGCATCCACTGGATCCGCACCCTCATGCAGAACCTCGCGGCCCAGGGCCGGACGGTCTTCGTCTCCTCGCACCTGATGAGCGAGATGGCGGTGACCGCCGAGCACCTGATCGTGATCGGGCAGGGCCGGCTGATGGCGGACACCTCGATGAAGGAGTTCATCCGCCAGAACTCGCGGTCGTACGTACGGATGCGGTCCCCGGAGCAGGAGAAGCTGCTGGATCTGCTGCACGCCGAGGGCATCCAGGCGGTGGCGGCCGGCAACGGCTCGCTGGAGGTCGACGGGGTGCCCGCGGAGCGGCTGGGCGAACTGGCCGCCCGGCATCAGCTGGTGCTCCATGAGCTGAGCCCCCAGCAGGCATCCCTGGAGGAGGCGTTCATGCAGCTGACGGCGGAGTCGGTGGAGTACCACGCGCACGACGGCGAGCCGGTGCCGGCGCAGGCCGGAGGGCCGCCGGCGATGCAGCGCCCGGGACAACCGCAGGCGGCCGGGGCACGGCCGGGCGAGCCGCAGCCGACCGGCTGGGGTGCGGACTGGCAGAAGAAGAAGAGGAGCTGA